GTCACTCATATCCAAGCCTTTCTTGCAAGGTTCCTGAATAGTTACGAATTTTCTTCATGTGGCAGGATGACATCGACCACGCTTTTGACCAGCACGGCCAGGGGGACGGCAAAGAAAACCCCCAACAAACCCCAGAGGGAACCAAAGAGCAGGACGGCCAGAATGATGGTGGTGGGATGGACCCGCACGGTTTCACCCAAAATCAGGGGAGCCACAAGGTTGCCATCGACCATCTGGACGATGCCGTAGATCATCAGGGGTTGGAAGGCCTCCATGGTGACGCCCCATTGAAACATGCCCAACAGAACCACAGGGATAATGACCACCACCACACCCAAAAACGGAATCAGGACGGAGAGTCCGGTGAGAAGGCCCAGGAGAAAGGCGTATTCGGAGCCGATGTAGGCCAGACACAAATAGGTGACCGCACCCAACAGCAGCAATTCCCAGAATTTGCCTCGTATGTAGCCGCCCAGACCCCGATCGACATCCCGGAGAACCTTGTATAGCAAGTCGCGCTCGTGGGGCAGCAGGCGTTGCATGCCCCGCAGCAGCTCGGCTTTGTCCTTGAGAAAGAAAAAAACCAGAAAGGGAACCAAAAAAAGATAGATGACGATCGAAAACAGGCCCGGAACCCCGTGCAGGAGGTAGGTCACGGAGCGGGCGGTCAAATCCTGAAATCCCTCCAGGAGCCGGGCCAACAGGGGTTCCATGAGGTTGGCACTGATCACCCCCTGGAGTGAACCGGCAACCTGCCCCTTCAAGGTCTGGAGCGTTGCGGTCATACGGGGGATCTCTCCAAGGAGGTGGGAGAGCTGTTCGGCCAGAATGGGGATGACGA
This is a stretch of genomic DNA from Magnetococcales bacterium. It encodes these proteins:
- a CDS encoding AI-2E family transporter codes for the protein MERMLFTLRSHFRNPQLVALLLVLTGGILVVLYFGDAIAPFITSLVVAYLLEGMIRPLVRWRMPRILAVLLVFGLFMFLLVILFGVVIPILAEQLSHLLGEIPRMTATLQTLKGQVAGSLQGVISANLMEPLLARLLEGFQDLTARSVTYLLHGVPGLFSIVIYLFLVPFLVFFFLKDKAELLRGMQRLLPHERDLLYKVLRDVDRGLGGYIRGKFWELLLLGAVTYLCLAYIGSEYAFLLGLLTGLSVLIPFLGVVVVIIPVVLLGMFQWGVTMEAFQPLMIYGIVQMVDGNLVAPLILGETVRVHPTTIILAVLLFGSLWGLLGVFFAVPLAVLVKSVVDVILPHEENS